A region of Deltaproteobacteria bacterium DNA encodes the following proteins:
- a CDS encoding beta-ketoacyl synthase chain length factor, whose product MPLDNRNKRPATVRAYVAGMGIVSALGIGWAQTREALADNRTGVRPLTLFPTVSGKPLPVGEIPWCGELGDPPRTHQLARLAGDQAMAAGQKPPDAVVMGVTTGGLLRTEHLLANEERDPRRYRWHAVGSVAEDLAERYGCKGPALTVSTACSSGTAALKIALNMLRSGMAKRVLAGGADSLCRLTYHGFHALQLIDPEGARPLDEDRRGMSVGEGAGMLLLTADEPKPVIAELLGGGLSCDAYHPAAPEPQGTGALKAMREALSDAGLHPHEIDYINLHGTGTRDNDVAEARAVQALFGVKTPSCSSVKGATGHSLAAAGAIEAVIAARCISDGMVPANAGCMRPDPALMLTPLLRPAGQRVGAVLSNSFGFGGGNAAIVMGAPGKGKGRNHCMDTVPMTVLGHSCITGAGKTRETMIALEQGRACGGVLNSGEIAAGLASGQVRRLKRFPRLALSLAADACPNPSKKRPPTAVFMGTGWGALSETNDFLRRLFETGEKFPSPTDFVGSVHNAAAGQVAMHFKATGANLTMTGGDYSFEQALTVAAVMPGSGQDDFLVMGADENHPTLSQRLDPSVAMADDPADGGGALYLTRGKLSSGPSVQPLFFETGRNNPDILSRLLASLEKHRPLDRRYGVILAGLPAAVRSEAVEQLAALIEMTGYRGTIIDYRKHTGEFATASAVAVVMALHMLQKGNIPSVLANGRDTDLADKGALVLGLGKCVTAIEVMNA is encoded by the coding sequence ATGCCTCTGGATAACCGAAATAAACGCCCGGCCACGGTGAGGGCCTACGTTGCCGGGATGGGTATCGTTTCGGCGCTTGGAATTGGATGGGCGCAGACCCGCGAGGCCCTGGCGGACAACCGCACCGGCGTTCGCCCCTTGACCCTTTTTCCAACCGTTTCAGGCAAGCCGTTGCCGGTGGGTGAAATCCCCTGGTGCGGCGAGCTAGGGGATCCTCCCCGCACCCATCAACTGGCCCGGCTGGCCGGGGACCAGGCCATGGCGGCCGGCCAGAAGCCGCCCGATGCCGTTGTGATGGGGGTGACCACCGGCGGTTTGTTGCGTACGGAACACCTGCTGGCGAACGAGGAGCGGGACCCAAGACGGTATCGCTGGCACGCGGTCGGTTCCGTAGCCGAGGACCTGGCGGAAAGATACGGGTGCAAAGGACCGGCATTGACGGTTTCGACGGCGTGTTCATCGGGAACCGCCGCTCTGAAAATTGCCCTGAACATGCTCCGTTCGGGCATGGCCAAACGCGTTCTGGCTGGTGGGGCCGATTCCCTCTGCCGCCTGACCTACCACGGGTTCCATGCGTTGCAGCTTATCGATCCCGAAGGTGCCCGCCCGCTGGATGAAGACCGGCGGGGCATGTCGGTGGGTGAAGGGGCGGGCATGCTGTTGCTGACGGCCGACGAGCCAAAGCCGGTCATTGCCGAACTCTTGGGCGGCGGGTTGTCCTGTGACGCCTACCATCCGGCCGCTCCCGAACCGCAGGGAACGGGCGCGCTCAAGGCCATGCGGGAGGCCCTGTCCGATGCGGGGCTTCATCCACACGAGATCGATTATATCAATCTTCACGGAACAGGCACACGCGACAACGATGTTGCCGAAGCAAGGGCGGTTCAGGCACTTTTTGGCGTAAAAACGCCATCGTGTTCCTCGGTGAAAGGCGCGACCGGGCACAGTCTGGCCGCTGCGGGCGCCATCGAAGCCGTGATTGCCGCCCGCTGCATTTCAGACGGTATGGTGCCGGCCAATGCCGGCTGCATGCGACCGGATCCCGCCTTGATGCTGACACCCCTGTTGCGGCCGGCCGGCCAACGCGTCGGCGCCGTGTTGTCCAACTCCTTCGGATTCGGCGGCGGCAACGCCGCCATTGTCATGGGGGCTCCGGGAAAAGGAAAGGGCCGGAACCATTGCATGGATACAGTGCCCATGACCGTTTTGGGCCACAGTTGTATCACCGGTGCCGGTAAAACCCGGGAAACCATGATCGCCCTCGAACAAGGGAGGGCCTGCGGGGGGGTACTGAATTCAGGAGAAATCGCCGCCGGCCTGGCATCCGGCCAGGTTCGGCGGCTCAAGCGCTTTCCGCGACTGGCCCTTTCGCTGGCCGCGGATGCCTGTCCGAACCCTTCGAAGAAAAGACCACCGACGGCCGTATTCATGGGAACCGGCTGGGGTGCCCTGTCGGAAACGAACGACTTTTTGAGGCGCCTTTTTGAAACCGGTGAAAAGTTCCCCAGTCCGACCGATTTTGTGGGATCGGTTCACAATGCTGCCGCCGGCCAGGTTGCCATGCATTTTAAGGCCACCGGCGCCAACCTGACCATGACGGGCGGCGATTATTCGTTCGAACAGGCCTTGACCGTGGCGGCTGTGATGCCCGGCAGCGGCCAGGACGATTTCCTGGTGATGGGTGCCGATGAAAACCACCCGACGCTGTCTCAGCGGCTCGACCCCTCGGTGGCCATGGCGGATGATCCCGCGGACGGCGGCGGCGCCCTGTATCTGACCAGGGGCAAGCTCTCATCCGGCCCGAGCGTCCAACCGCTTTTTTTTGAAACCGGTCGCAACAACCCGGATATACTGTCCCGTCTCCTGGCGTCGCTTGAAAAGCATCGGCCCCTCGATCGACGCTATGGCGTCATTCTGGCCGGCCTGCCGGCGGCCGTCCGAAGCGAGGCGGTAGAGCAGCTCGCTGCTCTGATCGAGATGACGGGGTATCGGGGAACGATCATCGATTATCGCAAACACACGGGAGAGTTTGCCACCGCCTCGGCCGTGGCGGTGGTCATGGCGCTGCACATGCTGCAAAAGGGGAATATCCCGTCGGTGCTCGCCAACGGACGTGATACCGATTTGGCCGACAAAGGGGCGCTGGTGCTGGGTTTGGGAAAGTGCGTCACCGCCATCGAGGTGATGAACGCATGA
- a CDS encoding radical SAM protein, translating into MKFKLIYPKWPKLDRQSEFHLPPHGPVVFAASLPEYVQVSFTDENLETIDFDDPVDFVGISMMLTVQVKRGWEIADMYRQKGIPVIFGGIATMLHAEETAAHADAVFLGESEGRMETVMTDFRKGQLRRRYNYLQDRPPIESVGPARRDILNRDLYNYKGIQMVDLVHASRGCRFHCYPCAVAYLGGRKFRPRPIETAVEEMAGIDNNRLFIVDNSLAQDTQWEKDLFREMIPLKKNWCCHPIEDKPEVLDLAAQAGAWYVYQAVFDTSNLIRERIRRYHDHGIAVEGTILLGLDHHTEDFIKRLIDFLLEIDLDLAEFTVLTPFPHTKAYDDLKRQERIFSYEWNDYSADKVVYHPKQMTAGKLQELLDVAWNTFYQDESQEMKMFKLFHRVVEREMANGTFRPRNRELASRAFGRAI; encoded by the coding sequence ATGAAATTCAAATTGATATATCCTAAATGGCCCAAACTCGACCGTCAGTCGGAGTTTCACCTGCCTCCCCATGGACCCGTCGTTTTTGCGGCGTCCCTGCCCGAATACGTCCAGGTGTCCTTTACTGACGAAAACCTCGAAACCATCGACTTCGACGATCCGGTCGATTTTGTAGGGATCTCCATGATGCTGACGGTACAGGTCAAAAGGGGATGGGAAATTGCCGATATGTACCGGCAAAAGGGTATTCCGGTTATCTTCGGGGGCATTGCCACCATGCTGCACGCCGAGGAAACGGCAGCACACGCCGACGCCGTTTTTCTGGGAGAATCCGAAGGCAGAATGGAAACGGTGATGACCGACTTTCGTAAGGGGCAGCTGCGTCGTCGCTACAACTATTTGCAGGATAGGCCGCCAATTGAATCGGTAGGACCGGCCAGAAGGGACATCCTCAACCGGGATCTCTACAACTACAAAGGCATTCAAATGGTGGATCTGGTGCATGCCTCGAGGGGCTGCCGTTTTCACTGCTACCCCTGTGCCGTGGCCTACCTGGGCGGGAGAAAGTTCCGGCCGCGACCCATCGAAACGGCCGTGGAAGAGATGGCCGGCATCGACAACAACCGCCTGTTCATCGTTGACAATTCCCTGGCCCAGGACACCCAGTGGGAAAAGGACCTGTTCCGTGAAATGATACCCCTGAAGAAAAACTGGTGCTGCCATCCCATAGAGGACAAACCGGAGGTCCTCGACCTGGCGGCCCAGGCAGGCGCCTGGTACGTCTACCAGGCCGTTTTCGACACCTCGAACCTTATTCGGGAGCGCATCCGACGCTACCATGATCATGGCATCGCTGTCGAAGGCACCATTCTCCTGGGATTGGATCATCACACCGAAGACTTTATCAAACGGTTGATCGATTTTCTGTTGGAAATCGATCTGGACCTGGCCGAATTCACGGTCCTGACGCCCTTTCCCCACACCAAGGCCTACGATGACCTCAAACGACAGGAGCGTATTTTCTCTTATGAGTGGAACGACTACTCCGCCGACAAGGTCGTTTACCACCCGAAACAGATGACCGCCGGAAAACTGCAGGAACTGCTGGATGTCGCCTGGAACACGTTTTATCAGGATGAATCCCAGGAAATGAAGATGTTCAAGCTCTTTCACCGGGTCGTCGAAAGGGAAATGGCCAACGGCACGTTCAGGCCCCGTAACCGCGAACTGGCATCAAGGGCCTTTGGGCGGGCCATTTAG
- a CDS encoding radical SAM protein, translating to MKVLLIATNTLKEPYPVYPLGLDYVAGAIEGHAVRIVDMNGMDGLAGVVSAIEAFSPDVIGLSLRNIDNTDTTDPRGFIGQYRDLVAAIRRHSRARLILGGSGFTIFPAETMQALGADFGVVGEGERLGPLLSAIEAGRDARGLSGVITVDSQAVVPEPWEGDISRRLDTHPDCLSFYLENGGMLNLQTKRGCHFKCIYCTYPRIEGRRLRLTNPDEAARAARRLQEQGARYFFVTDSVFNSDIDHSLAVARAFKKHGVSIPWGAFFTPLEQPDGYFDRMAEAGLTHVEFGTDSLSNSVLASYRKPFRDRRVFKVHREAIDAGLYVAHYFLLGGVGETRRTLAETLEKVDTLEKAALFFFCGMRIYPGTELYRIALAEGQVEEGRSILEPVFYRPPTVGTGEIVERLQARAGGRINWVTGSGGEETAEVIRSLYKRGHTGPMWEYLIKLS from the coding sequence ATGAAGGTTCTACTCATAGCTACCAATACGCTGAAGGAGCCTTATCCGGTATACCCCCTGGGACTGGACTACGTGGCCGGCGCTATCGAAGGGCACGCCGTACGCATCGTGGACATGAACGGCATGGACGGTCTGGCCGGCGTCGTGTCCGCGATCGAGGCCTTCTCGCCGGATGTCATCGGGCTTTCCCTGCGCAACATAGACAATACAGACACCACGGACCCGCGGGGCTTCATCGGTCAATACCGCGACCTGGTGGCGGCCATCCGCCGCCACAGCCGGGCAAGGTTGATACTGGGAGGCAGCGGATTCACCATCTTCCCGGCCGAAACCATGCAGGCCCTGGGTGCCGATTTCGGTGTCGTGGGCGAGGGCGAACGACTGGGGCCGCTGTTGAGCGCCATCGAGGCGGGCCGGGATGCTCGAGGCCTGTCCGGCGTCATTACCGTCGACAGCCAGGCCGTCGTCCCGGAACCCTGGGAAGGTGACATCTCCCGCAGGCTGGACACCCATCCGGACTGCCTGTCGTTTTATCTTGAAAACGGGGGGATGCTGAACCTGCAAACCAAGCGCGGTTGCCATTTCAAGTGCATTTATTGCACCTATCCCCGCATCGAGGGCCGCCGGTTGAGGCTGACGAATCCGGATGAAGCCGCCAGGGCGGCTCGCAGGCTGCAGGAGCAAGGGGCCCGGTATTTTTTTGTCACCGATTCGGTGTTCAACAGCGACATCGATCACAGTCTGGCCGTGGCCAGGGCCTTTAAAAAGCACGGGGTTTCCATACCCTGGGGCGCTTTTTTCACCCCGCTGGAGCAGCCGGATGGTTATTTTGACAGGATGGCCGAGGCCGGCTTGACGCACGTGGAGTTTGGAACGGATTCGTTGTCGAATTCGGTATTGGCATCCTATCGCAAGCCTTTCAGGGACCGCAGGGTGTTCAAGGTTCATCGCGAAGCCATCGATGCCGGCCTGTATGTGGCCCATTATTTCCTGCTGGGCGGGGTGGGCGAGACCAGGCGGACACTCGCTGAAACACTGGAAAAGGTGGATACGCTTGAAAAAGCGGCGCTTTTCTTTTTTTGCGGCATGCGGATATATCCGGGAACCGAGCTTTACCGCATTGCCCTTGCGGAGGGACAGGTCGAAGAGGGGCGGAGTATCCTCGAACCGGTTTTCTACAGGCCCCCTACCGTCGGTACCGGGGAGATAGTGGAGCGGCTGCAGGCCCGGGCTGGAGGCCGCATCAATTGGGTTACCGGCTCCGGTGGAGAAGAAACGGCTGAGGTTATTCGTAGCCTCTACAAGCGCGGTCACACCGGTCCCATGTGGGAGTATTTGATCAAATTGAGCTGA
- a CDS encoding 1-acyl-sn-glycerol-3-phosphate acyltransferase — protein sequence MMKACRTGLLNPAFDLLVTTLLWLYFTLGFVILFLPFYLAAYLFSRQREIAFQRLNHLFYRGFLRLLRVLSPGVVWRVSPEIKSIRSSVVVSNHLSYLDPLILISLFPCHKTIVKSVFFSAPIFGWMMKQSGFIPDSARGRLAELMIERVEAMDGYLARGGNLFVFPEGTRSRSGEIGPFNTGAFKLARRCKAPIEVLRISGTDKVFFPGRFLFNALAPAAITVERVAVIDPDDRNQGLSVAEMMERARDLLEQHVTLNGPPKGP from the coding sequence ATGATGAAAGCATGTCGTACCGGCTTGCTGAATCCGGCGTTCGATCTGTTGGTGACAACCCTTTTGTGGTTGTACTTCACCCTCGGGTTCGTGATTTTGTTTTTGCCGTTTTACCTGGCGGCCTACCTGTTTTCCCGGCAGCGGGAAATCGCCTTTCAGCGCTTGAACCATCTGTTTTACAGGGGATTTCTTCGGTTGTTGAGGGTGTTGTCGCCGGGGGTGGTGTGGCGCGTATCCCCCGAGATCAAATCCATTCGGTCGTCGGTTGTCGTAAGCAATCATCTGTCCTACCTGGATCCGCTGATTTTGATCTCCCTGTTTCCCTGTCATAAAACCATCGTTAAGAGTGTATTTTTCAGTGCTCCGATTTTCGGGTGGATGATGAAGCAATCGGGATTTATACCCGACAGTGCCCGGGGGCGTCTTGCGGAATTGATGATCGAACGCGTCGAGGCCATGGATGGCTATCTTGCACGCGGCGGCAACCTGTTTGTCTTTCCCGAGGGGACGCGCAGCCGGAGCGGAGAGATCGGGCCATTCAACACGGGCGCCTTCAAGCTTGCCCGGCGTTGCAAGGCACCGATAGAGGTGTTGCGGATCAGCGGCACGGACAAGGTTTTTTTTCCCGGCCGGTTTCTGTTCAACGCCCTTGCCCCCGCCGCGATCACGGTCGAACGGGTCGCCGTCATCGATCCGGATGACCGGAACCAGGGTCTCTCCGTTGCCGAAATGATGGAGAGGGCCAGGGACTTGTTAGAACAGCATGTAACGCTAAATGGCCCGCCCAAAGGCCCTTGA
- a CDS encoding MMPL family transporter: MNATATYWRRLTITLASMALLFVVGWSRLGIEADVVGLLPQNDPVVADALTVFSNHPIQDQLVIDIAINVEDTALLVDCGQRAEVYLRQSRLFRKVGLQAFQSLLPDLTYHVWQHLPLLFSEEMLQHEVAPLIERQAVRKKMAAVQTSLYDLSGIGQAAFIARDPLGMREIVMSRLADLAPVRSARIYEGQVISGDGRHVMVVAETAASSTDTGVGRQIAALLDTLAATLEKAHAESNATITLTPLGAYRFALDNEQIAKKDVRNAVLLATMGILLLLVISFPRPYLGVLSLLPALAGTTAAFCAYSLFYKTISLMVLGFGGAIISISVDHGIAYLLFLDRPRRTFGKDASREVRAVGLVAALTTIGAFSALTFSGFPILEQLGRFTAMGVGFSFLFVHTVFPRIFPEMPAARTRRMPLKGVVDALSNTGRKGLVAALALALIMLFFAKPDFNISLEDMNTVSVETKKAEKMISRVWGAGMDRVYLMTEGKTLGELQTKDDRLAAMVTRELYSEVLSSGFAASMVFPGEVRQRENFDAWKRFWHVQRVSFLKQAFRDGANDLGFASDAFEPFFEMLTLKTFEEASSGAPATVPEKYFDLVGIRHTPGGQSWTQISSVTTGAEYRAETFLKRYAGIAKIYDPVLFSQRLGGLLFTTFTKMLIIIGLSVVGLLLFYFVDVKLTLISLLPVVFALICTLGTLKLTGQALDIPALMLAIVVIGMGIDYALFFVRSYQRYGEAAHPYFGLIRMMVFLAGASTLIGFGVLSTAHHTLLKSAGTTLFFGIGYALVGTFFILPPLLEHRMRHGAKAGDNKGGVRKRVLARYRLLEAYPRLFARFKMRLDPMFYELPGILDACKGPRIILDIGCGYGVQACWLLERFPQAEVVGIDPDADRIRVAAAAAGKRAFMHVAGAPEIPELEEPADLVIMLDIVHYLDDGALQLTLQRLFARLRPGGRLIFRGTVPPEGRAPLRYRIEELRLRINRTPSFYRTVDALEGLMRNAGFTVEDAGVSGGEGELRWLVAVKGGRHAGA, from the coding sequence ATGAATGCAACCGCAACATACTGGCGCCGATTGACGATCACCCTTGCGTCGATGGCCCTGCTTTTCGTTGTGGGGTGGTCACGCCTTGGCATCGAGGCCGACGTTGTCGGTCTTTTGCCCCAAAATGACCCTGTGGTCGCCGATGCCCTCACCGTTTTTTCAAACCACCCGATCCAGGATCAACTCGTCATCGATATCGCCATTAACGTGGAAGATACGGCCCTGCTGGTCGATTGCGGCCAACGCGCCGAAGTGTATCTGCGTCAGAGCCGGTTGTTCAGAAAGGTCGGATTGCAGGCGTTTCAGTCCCTGTTGCCGGACCTGACTTACCATGTGTGGCAGCACCTGCCGCTGTTGTTTTCAGAGGAAATGCTTCAGCATGAGGTGGCGCCGTTGATCGAAAGGCAGGCGGTCCGGAAAAAAATGGCCGCCGTTCAAACCTCCCTCTATGATCTCAGCGGCATCGGGCAGGCGGCATTTATAGCCAGGGATCCTTTGGGCATGAGAGAGATCGTCATGTCCCGGCTGGCAGACCTGGCGCCGGTCAGATCGGCCAGGATTTATGAGGGCCAGGTGATTTCGGGTGACGGACGTCACGTGATGGTGGTCGCAGAGACGGCTGCATCGAGCACCGACACCGGTGTCGGACGGCAGATTGCCGCCTTGTTGGACACGCTTGCCGCAACGCTGGAAAAAGCCCACGCTGAATCCAACGCGACGATTACCCTTACCCCTTTGGGTGCCTACCGGTTCGCTCTGGACAACGAGCAGATAGCCAAAAAGGATGTGCGCAATGCCGTCCTGCTGGCGACCATGGGCATCCTTCTACTGCTGGTTATCAGCTTTCCGCGGCCTTATCTGGGGGTGCTGTCCCTGCTGCCCGCACTCGCGGGAACGACGGCCGCCTTTTGTGCGTATTCTTTGTTTTATAAAACCATTTCCCTGATGGTTCTGGGATTCGGCGGGGCCATCATTTCCATATCGGTCGATCACGGCATCGCCTATCTTCTTTTTCTGGACCGGCCCCGGCGTACATTCGGCAAAGATGCCTCCCGGGAGGTCCGGGCCGTCGGCCTGGTGGCCGCCCTGACGACCATTGGTGCCTTTTCGGCCCTGACCTTCAGTGGATTTCCCATTCTGGAGCAACTGGGCCGCTTTACAGCCATGGGGGTCGGCTTTTCGTTCCTTTTCGTGCACACGGTATTTCCACGCATCTTTCCCGAAATGCCAGCGGCCCGGACGCGGAGAATGCCTCTTAAAGGGGTAGTGGACGCGCTGTCCAACACCGGCCGCAAGGGACTGGTGGCTGCGCTGGCGCTGGCCTTGATAATGCTTTTTTTCGCCAAGCCCGATTTCAACATCAGCCTTGAGGACATGAACACGGTTAGCGTGGAAACCAAAAAGGCGGAAAAAATGATTTCCAGGGTGTGGGGCGCGGGGATGGACAGGGTCTACCTGATGACCGAGGGGAAAACCCTGGGCGAGCTTCAGACCAAGGACGATCGGCTGGCGGCGATGGTGACCAGGGAACTCTATTCCGAGGTACTCTCCTCGGGCTTTGCAGCGTCGATGGTTTTCCCCGGTGAGGTGAGGCAGCGGGAAAATTTTGACGCCTGGAAGCGATTTTGGCATGTGCAGCGGGTGAGTTTTTTAAAGCAGGCTTTCAGGGACGGTGCCAATGACCTCGGCTTTGCATCAGATGCTTTCGAGCCCTTTTTCGAGATGCTGACGCTTAAAACCTTCGAGGAGGCTTCCTCGGGTGCGCCGGCGACGGTTCCGGAAAAGTATTTCGACCTGGTGGGCATTCGCCATACACCCGGCGGGCAATCCTGGACACAGATCAGCAGCGTGACCACGGGCGCTGAATACCGGGCGGAAACCTTTCTGAAGCGCTACGCCGGGATTGCCAAGATATACGATCCGGTGCTCTTTTCGCAGCGGTTGGGGGGCTTGCTCTTTACCACATTCACCAAGATGCTGATCATTATCGGGTTGAGCGTCGTGGGGTTGCTGCTGTTTTATTTTGTGGACGTCAAGTTGACGCTGATCAGTCTGCTGCCGGTCGTTTTTGCCCTTATATGCACCCTGGGGACGCTGAAACTGACGGGACAGGCCCTGGACATTCCCGCCTTGATGCTGGCCATCGTCGTCATCGGCATGGGCATCGATTATGCGCTGTTTTTCGTGCGTTCCTACCAGCGCTACGGGGAGGCCGCACACCCCTATTTCGGGCTGATCCGCATGATGGTTTTTCTGGCCGGCGCCTCGACCCTCATCGGTTTCGGGGTGTTGAGTACCGCCCACCACACCCTGTTGAAAAGCGCCGGCACGACGCTGTTCTTCGGAATCGGCTATGCCCTGGTCGGGACGTTTTTCATCCTGCCGCCGCTTTTGGAGCATCGCATGAGACACGGTGCAAAAGCCGGAGACAACAAGGGCGGCGTTCGTAAACGGGTGTTGGCGCGTTATCGTTTGCTCGAGGCGTATCCACGGTTATTTGCGCGTTTTAAAATGCGGCTCGACCCCATGTTTTACGAACTGCCGGGTATCCTGGATGCTTGCAAAGGGCCTCGGATCATCCTGGATATCGGCTGTGGCTATGGCGTGCAGGCGTGCTGGCTCCTGGAGCGGTTTCCGCAAGCCGAGGTGGTCGGCATCGATCCGGATGCCGATCGAATTCGGGTGGCGGCAGCCGCTGCCGGGAAAAGAGCTTTCATGCACGTTGCCGGCGCCCCGGAGATTCCGGAGCTTGAGGAGCCGGCAGACCTGGTCATCATGCTCGACATCGTGCACTACCTCGATGACGGGGCGTTGCAGCTGACATTGCAACGTCTGTTTGCACGCCTGCGGCCGGGCGGCCGCCTGATTTTCAGGGGTACGGTTCCGCCGGAGGGGCGGGCGCCCCTGCGTTACCGGATCGAAGAACTGAGACTCAGAATCAACCGCACACCGTCATTTTACAGGACGGTCGATGCGCTCGAAGGCCTGATGCGGAACGCCGGATTCACGGTGGAGGATGCCGGCGTGTCGGGCGGTGAAGGGGAGCTTCGCTGGCTGGTGGCCGTAAAAGGGGGGCGACATGCCGGAGCATAA
- a CDS encoding outer membrane lipoprotein carrier protein LolA, with protein sequence MHAFTSFKHLRRLILIPAALACLGWADSMQELQSTAATVTSVKAAFIQEKHMKILAHPLTSQGTFLFKAPDSLRWEYDRPVRSILVLHNGKIRRFVKKNGRLTEDASAGLQSMQVVVQEITQWLGGRFEENPAFTATLEPGAKIVMTPRDEAIARLVRRIEILLSDRPGVIKSVTIYESEDSFTRLDFRNVTLNSELDADAFRTIK encoded by the coding sequence ATGCATGCTTTCACATCATTCAAACATCTTCGCCGTCTCATACTCATTCCAGCCGCACTGGCATGCCTGGGGTGGGCCGATTCCATGCAGGAACTGCAGTCAACCGCCGCAACCGTGACCTCCGTCAAAGCCGCGTTCATCCAGGAAAAACACATGAAAATCCTGGCCCATCCCCTTACGTCCCAAGGCACCTTTCTTTTTAAGGCGCCGGATTCACTGCGGTGGGAATACGACCGGCCGGTCCGGAGCATTCTGGTGCTGCACAACGGTAAAATCAGGCGGTTCGTAAAAAAAAACGGCCGTCTGACCGAGGATGCATCGGCCGGGCTGCAGTCCATGCAGGTGGTGGTGCAGGAAATAACCCAGTGGCTCGGCGGCCGGTTCGAGGAAAACCCCGCCTTTACCGCCACGCTGGAGCCAGGGGCAAAGATCGTCATGACGCCCAGGGATGAAGCCATCGCCAGACTGGTCCGGCGGATCGAAATCCTTCTCTCCGACCGGCCGGGGGTCATCAAGTCCGTTACCATCTATGAAAGCGAGGACTCGTTCACCAGGCTGGACTTCCGGAATGTCACCCTCAACAGCGAACTGGACGCCGACGCTTTCCGGACAATCAAATGA
- a CDS encoding phosphopantetheine-binding protein, producing the protein MENLIEELQIKIVNVLNLPDVEPEDLNPDEQLVGGALGIDSIDVLEMVIMIEKDYGIKIDSRELGVKVFATLRTLAEYIQADASG; encoded by the coding sequence ATGGAAAATTTAATTGAAGAACTTCAGATCAAGATCGTGAATGTACTGAACCTGCCCGATGTGGAGCCGGAAGACCTGAATCCCGACGAGCAACTGGTGGGGGGAGCTTTGGGAATCGACTCCATCGATGTGTTGGAGATGGTGATCATGATCGAAAAAGACTACGGTATCAAAATCGACAGCCGGGAGCTCGGTGTCAAGGTTTTTGCCACGTTGCGGACCCTGGCCGAATACATCCAAGCCGATGCCTCTGGATAA
- the fabG gene encoding 3-oxoacyl-ACP reductase FabG — translation MKTSSNQRVALVTGASRGIGRAICVELAKAGYWVIINYRSDAAGAAETLRMVKNSGSDGRTIAFDVADQEASHAAIETIIQEHGGVDTLVNNAGITADGLFLMMPRDDWSRVIDTTLNGFYNVTKPLLEKMIRRKKGSIVSIASVAALLGNRGQANYSAAKAGLIAASRSVASEVARLGIRVNVVAPGLIETDMIKDAPVNNIKTLIPMARIGKPQEVAKAVRFLCSEDASYITGQVLSVNGGML, via the coding sequence ATGAAAACATCCAGCAACCAGCGCGTCGCCCTGGTTACCGGTGCCAGCAGAGGTATCGGCCGGGCCATCTGCGTCGAGCTGGCCAAAGCCGGCTATTGGGTCATCATCAACTACCGGTCGGATGCCGCCGGGGCCGCCGAGACCCTTAGGATGGTCAAAAACAGCGGATCCGATGGTCGCACCATCGCGTTCGACGTTGCCGACCAAGAGGCATCGCATGCCGCCATCGAAACCATCATCCAAGAACACGGCGGCGTGGATACCCTGGTCAACAATGCCGGCATCACCGCCGACGGTTTGTTTCTGATGATGCCGCGTGACGATTGGAGCCGTGTGATCGATACCACCCTCAACGGCTTTTACAATGTCACCAAGCCCCTTTTGGAAAAAATGATCCGGCGGAAAAAGGGTTCCATTGTTTCGATCGCTTCGGTAGCGGCTCTGTTGGGCAACCGGGGCCAAGCCAACTATTCGGCAGCCAAAGCGGGACTGATAGCTGCCAGCCGATCGGTGGCCTCGGAAGTGGCCCGGTTGGGCATTCGGGTAAATGTGGTGGCACCCGGCCTCATAGAAACGGACATGATCAAAGACGCTCCCGTAAACAACATAAAAACCCTGATTCCCATGGCCCGCATAGGAAAACCCCAGGAAGTCGCCAAAGCGGTGCGCTTTCTCTGCTCCGAGGACGCATCCTACATCACCGGACAGGTGCTGTCCGTTAACGGCGGCATGCTGTAA